Proteins encoded together in one Campylobacter peloridis LMG 23910 window:
- a CDS encoding TIGR02757 family protein — translation MQLKALLDDLAISKNTQKELFLHPDPLQIASIYKDENISLICALFAYGNAKNIVNFLKKLDFSLLEINEEKILKECKNLKYRFQNSQDIAQIFISLRRLKNEDSLENIFTKAYQEEQNIIHSIKTFIEKIYKINSYRSFGYEFFFSKEFQIPKSPFKRYNMFLRWMVRKDELDLGLFKNIDKKDLLIPLDTHTHKVSLELKLLKRRIYDFKSVVELTQNLKKLDPKDPTKYDFALYRIGQCKEKLWSLS, via the coding sequence ATGCAACTTAAAGCTCTTTTAGATGATTTAGCAATAAGCAAAAACACTCAAAAAGAGCTATTTTTACATCCTGATCCTTTGCAAATTGCTAGTATTTACAAAGATGAAAATATATCTTTAATTTGTGCTTTATTTGCCTATGGAAATGCTAAAAATATAGTTAATTTTTTAAAAAAACTTGATTTTTCTTTATTAGAAATAAACGAAGAAAAAATTTTGAAAGAATGTAAAAATTTAAAATATCGTTTTCAAAATTCTCAAGATATAGCCCAAATTTTTATAAGCTTAAGACGATTAAAAAACGAAGATAGCTTAGAAAATATTTTCACCAAAGCTTATCAAGAAGAACAAAATATCATTCATAGCATAAAGACTTTTATAGAAAAAATTTATAAAATCAATTCTTATAGAAGTTTTGGATATGAATTTTTCTTTTCCAAAGAATTTCAAATTCCAAAATCTCCCTTCAAAAGATATAATATGTTTTTAAGATGGATGGTAAGAAAAGATGAACTTGATCTTGGATTGTTTAAAAATATAGATAAAAAAGATTTGCTTATACCACTAGATACTCATACGCATAAAGTTTCATTGGAGCTTAAGCTTTTAAAGCGTAGAATTTATGATTTTAAGAGTGTTGTAGAATTAACACAAAATTTAAAAAAATTAGATCCAAAAGATCCTACAAAATATGACTTTGCTTTATATAGAATCGGACAATGTAAGGAAAAATTATGGAGCTTGAGTTAA
- a CDS encoding TSUP family transporter → MELELSYYVILFFVATFAGCVDAIVGGGGLITIPALLACGIPPHLALATNKLQSTFGSLTAVLTYRKHMNIEKIALGVLFTAIGAAIGTYAVLLIDQNAVKIIVLICLVLVFLYTIFKPELGKVQCEAKMDAKKFQITFGLLLGFYDGFLGPGTGTFWIFACVIFLGFNMKNASINTKILNFTSNIVALIAFLYLYEVLWKVGILMGIGQILGAFIGSKLVLKTQGTFIKKLFLTMVALTIIKVIYDYLA, encoded by the coding sequence ATGGAGCTTGAGTTAAGTTATTATGTGATTTTATTTTTTGTTGCTACTTTTGCAGGATGTGTTGATGCTATCGTTGGTGGAGGTGGTTTGATAACTATACCTGCTTTACTTGCTTGTGGAATTCCTCCGCACTTAGCCTTAGCTACTAATAAACTTCAAAGCACTTTTGGTTCACTAACTGCTGTATTAACTTATAGAAAGCATATGAATATAGAAAAAATTGCTTTAGGCGTTTTATTTACCGCAATTGGAGCTGCCATTGGAACTTATGCGGTTTTATTGATCGATCAAAATGCTGTAAAAATCATTGTGCTAATATGCTTAGTTTTGGTTTTTCTTTATACTATTTTTAAACCTGAACTTGGAAAAGTTCAATGTGAAGCTAAAATGGATGCGAAAAAATTTCAAATCACCTTTGGTTTATTGCTTGGTTTTTATGATGGATTTTTAGGACCTGGTACTGGTACTTTTTGGATTTTTGCCTGCGTGATATTTTTAGGTTTTAATATGAAAAATGCAAGCATTAATACTAAAATTTTAAATTTCACAAGCAATATCGTAGCATTAATAGCATTTTTATATTTATATGAGGTGCTTTGGAAGGTTGGAATTTTAATGGGTATTGGTCAAATACTTGGAGCTTTTATTGGCTCAAAACTTGTTTTAAAAACACAAGGAACTTTTATTAAAAAACTTTTTTTAACTATGGTTGCACTTACCATTATCAAAGTTATCTATGATTATCTTGCCTAA
- the flgK gene encoding flagellar hook-associated protein FlgK produces the protein MGIFDSLYTGVSGIKAAELQINTTGNNISNANAVFYTRQRAVQSSAMSIDRGGLHLGTGTQIDTIKRLHDEHSYYKLKNASTQQQYTDYLGRILQEASQRFPDMQGTGILQDYKNYYDAWNNFASNPSDGASKIDLVESANTLTQNIQKTLQALDKMQQTVNEEIRQTVDEINNIGEEIANINKQLENEEVLPTDNANQLRDRRDELELRLSKLVDAVAWKGKSTQDSTLESTMTDSGRYYDLSIQGFSIVNGSSFHPLKLDNKNPQGFYEISYEVNDENRYDLTKKITGGQLGAQLDLRGRNYDGNTHSFSDGILQEYKDMLNTFTKTLITQTNNVYAQAATDRVNSDDLKGLKANTSLMSYDKNIQAGSFELTVYNDKGDPVAKRTIKIDVNTTIEDVIRQINADVDDTGDLNNGNDLDDYFKAFYHYDGQSDSGNFQINGLKEGYKIAFKDNGTNFPGALNVSSFFNGQDASNINVNSSIRNDPNTLKASSSGVDGNNDVANAMLQLQTQKVNFYNKDGTVDTMALDGYYRKFTGQIASNAESNNFTHATNTTVYNTVYAEYQSKSGVNTNEELAALIQYQASYGAAAKIVTTVDQMLDTLLGLKS, from the coding sequence AGTTTATACACTGGAGTTAGCGGTATTAAAGCTGCTGAACTTCAAATTAATACCACTGGCAATAATATCTCTAATGCAAATGCAGTATTTTACACTAGACAAAGAGCAGTTCAAAGTTCTGCTATGTCTATTGATAGAGGTGGATTACATTTAGGAACAGGAACCCAAATAGATACTATTAAAAGATTGCACGATGAGCATTCTTATTATAAACTAAAAAATGCCTCTACTCAGCAACAATATACAGATTATCTAGGAAGAATTTTACAAGAAGCAAGCCAAAGATTTCCTGACATGCAAGGAACTGGTATTTTACAAGATTATAAAAATTATTATGATGCATGGAATAACTTTGCTTCTAATCCAAGTGATGGAGCAAGTAAAATAGATCTTGTTGAAAGTGCAAACACACTTACCCAAAATATACAAAAAACATTACAAGCACTTGACAAAATGCAACAAACCGTTAATGAGGAAATTAGACAAACGGTAGATGAAATTAATAATATTGGTGAAGAAATTGCAAATATTAATAAACAACTTGAGAATGAAGAAGTTTTACCTACAGATAATGCAAACCAATTAAGAGACAGAAGAGATGAGCTAGAGCTTAGGCTTTCAAAATTAGTAGATGCTGTTGCTTGGAAAGGTAAAAGTACCCAAGATAGCACTTTAGAATCAACTATGACTGATTCTGGAAGGTATTATGATCTTAGCATACAAGGTTTTAGCATAGTTAATGGATCAAGCTTTCATCCTTTAAAACTTGACAATAAAAATCCACAAGGATTTTATGAAATTTCTTATGAAGTTAATGATGAAAACAGATATGATTTAACAAAAAAAATAACTGGGGGACAACTTGGTGCTCAACTTGATTTAAGAGGTAGAAATTATGATGGCAATACCCATTCTTTTAGTGATGGAATTTTACAAGAATATAAAGATATGTTAAATACTTTTACAAAAACTCTTATCACTCAAACCAATAATGTTTATGCTCAAGCAGCAACAGATAGAGTGAATTCAGATGATTTAAAAGGTTTAAAAGCAAATACTTCTTTGATGAGTTATGATAAAAATATCCAAGCAGGAAGCTTTGAATTAACTGTGTATAATGACAAAGGCGATCCAGTAGCTAAAAGAACAATAAAAATCGATGTTAATACCACCATAGAAGATGTTATTAGACAAATTAACGCAGATGTTGATGATACAGGTGATTTAAACAACGGAAATGATTTGGATGATTATTTTAAAGCATTTTATCATTATGATGGACAAAGTGATAGTGGAAATTTTCAAATCAATGGTTTAAAAGAAGGTTACAAAATAGCCTTTAAAGATAATGGGACCAATTTTCCTGGTGCTTTAAATGTATCATCATTTTTCAACGGACAAGATGCAAGCAATATCAATGTAAATTCAAGTATAAGAAATGATCCAAATACTTTAAAAGCTAGTTCTAGTGGTGTTGATGGAAATAACGATGTAGCAAATGCAATGCTACAGCTTCAAACTCAAAAAGTTAATTTTTATAACAAAGATGGAACGGTAGATACCATGGCTTTAGATGGATATTATAGAAAATTTACAGGCCAAATTGCCTCTAATGCAGAAAGTAATAATTTTACGCATGCTACCAATACAACGGTTTATAACACAGTGTATGCAGAATATCAATCTAAAAGCGGTGTTAATACAAATGAAGAACTTGCCGCTCTTATACAATATCAAGCAAGCTATGGAGCAGCAGCTAAAATAGTAACCACAGTAGATCAAATGCTAGATACCTTGCTTGGCTTAAAATCATAA
- a CDS encoding transformation system, type II secretion system membrane protein CtsF produces MKKFKIIYMINDKQKQTFLKAKNTYEARMQALKKYHTIVEIQELEEKQRAKFKEEELIFIFKDLNMILKAGLSLQEAVLEFCNNAYDQKITHNFKIIYQKLKNGTSYDDAFSGILNSTELAMLKICNGKDDLSKAFDIIIALKEKRLKNYKQFKKAISYPLLVLVCILFAFGVLMVFVLPEFKALFEQLELNLPLITRILFAIGDFINNFYIFIVVFFLLILWLFFLYKNSYLFDKLCFYMPIFGKLISYQDKFCFFLILSHLLNSGVDIKKALNLANNGVKNKFLNTKIANAIYLFESGLSLSQAFLKIEIFENFVIRMLNLSFKSSNLDESSYELALFFENKKEEYMQRLFVLLEPLMVFFMAGLILILALGVFLPMWQISHGF; encoded by the coding sequence TTGAAAAAATTTAAAATAATTTACATGATAAATGACAAGCAAAAACAAACATTTCTTAAAGCAAAAAATACTTATGAAGCAAGAATGCAGGCTTTAAAAAAATACCATACTATAGTTGAAATTCAAGAATTAGAAGAAAAACAAAGGGCTAAATTTAAAGAAGAGGAATTAATATTTATTTTTAAAGATCTAAATATGATTTTAAAAGCTGGGTTGAGTTTACAAGAAGCGGTTTTAGAATTTTGCAATAATGCTTATGATCAAAAAATAACTCACAATTTTAAAATCATATATCAAAAACTTAAGAATGGAACTTCTTATGATGATGCTTTTAGTGGAATTTTAAATTCTACAGAGTTAGCTATGTTAAAAATTTGCAATGGTAAAGATGATTTAAGTAAAGCTTTTGATATTATCATTGCTTTAAAAGAAAAAAGATTAAAAAATTATAAGCAATTTAAAAAAGCAATTTCTTATCCATTGTTGGTTTTAGTTTGTATTTTGTTTGCCTTTGGTGTTTTAATGGTTTTTGTTCTTCCTGAATTTAAGGCTTTGTTTGAGCAACTTGAACTTAACCTTCCCTTGATCACTAGAATTCTTTTTGCTATAGGAGATTTTATTAATAATTTTTACATTTTTATTGTGGTATTTTTTTTATTGATTTTATGGTTATTTTTTTTATATAAAAATTCTTATTTATTTGATAAATTATGTTTTTATATGCCTATTTTTGGAAAATTAATTTCTTATCAAGATAAATTTTGTTTTTTCTTGATTTTATCGCATTTGTTGAATTCGGGAGTAGATATAAAAAAGGCTTTGAATTTAGCCAATAACGGAGTAAAAAATAAATTTTTAAATACTAAAATAGCAAATGCTATTTATTTGTTTGAATCTGGACTTTCTTTATCACAGGCTTTTTTAAAAATTGAAATTTTTGAAAATTTTGTAATTAGAATGTTAAATTTGTCTTTTAAGAGTTCAAATTTAGATGAAAGTTCTTATGAATTAGCTTTGTTTTTTGAAAATAAAAAAGAAGAGTATATGCAAAGACTTTTTGTGTTATTAGAGCCATTAATGGTCTTTTTTATGGCAGGTTTGATTTTGATTCTTGCTTTGGGTGTATTTTTGCCTATGTGGCAAATAAGTCATGGATTTTAG